In one window of uncultured Campylobacter sp. DNA:
- the folE gene encoding GTP cyclohydrolase I FolE — protein MDEKSRAKFENCVSQMLEILGEDPKRGGLVKTPERVAKAYEFLTSGYELDPKEILNDALFESSNNEMVLIKDIEFYSLCEHHLLPIIGRAHVAYIPNKKVVGLSKIPRMVNIFARRLQIQEQLTEQIASAIQEVIHPLGVGVVLQARHMCMEMRGVQKINSTTTTSALRGLFISRNDTRKEFFDLINSPKTFGF, from the coding sequence ATGGACGAAAAAAGCCGAGCTAAATTTGAAAACTGCGTGTCGCAGATGCTTGAAATTTTAGGCGAGGATCCGAAGCGAGGCGGGCTCGTAAAAACGCCCGAGCGCGTAGCTAAAGCTTATGAGTTTCTAACTAGCGGCTACGAGCTGGATCCAAAAGAAATTTTAAACGACGCGCTGTTTGAGAGCAGCAACAATGAGATGGTTTTGATAAAAGATATAGAATTTTATAGTCTCTGCGAGCACCATCTGCTGCCGATTATAGGGCGCGCGCACGTCGCGTATATCCCGAATAAAAAGGTCGTGGGGCTTAGCAAAATTCCGCGTATGGTAAATATTTTCGCGCGCAGGCTGCAGATCCAAGAGCAGCTTACCGAGCAGATCGCAAGCGCTATCCAGGAGGTGATCCATCCGCTCGGTGTGGGCGTGGTGCTGCAGGCGCGGCACATGTGTATGGAGATGCGCGGCGTGCAAAAGATCAACTCGACCACGACTACGTCGGCACTGCGAGGGCTTTTTATCAGCCGAAACGACACGCGCAAGGAATTTTTTGATCTAATAAATTCTCCGAAAACTTTTGGTTTTTAA
- a CDS encoding TRAP transporter large permease subunit: MIGIVMFAAALFMLLLGFPVAFTFGAVAVIFGFIYGLSEAWDYAQGFEILTEAFEDMSRQFFSLMPNRIYSIMENQLLISVPLFILMGMILQKTRLAERLLESMAFLFGGVRGGVAISTVLVGALLAATTGIVGATVIAMGVISLPVMMKYGYDKPLATGTIAAAGTLGQIIPPSIVLIILGDILSVSVGDLFSAAVIPGLVLVGFYVIYIAIISYICKDYAPPVPPLEGLSKSKQIFIALKNVVPVLVLILLVLGSIFAGIATPTESSSVGCLGAIALAVLYRTFSFRLIYDALKNTAKISGMVFMILMGATAFSMIFSYTGGDEVVKNFMENLPGQAWGFIALTMVVIIVLGFFLDYVEISYIILPILLPIVESLHINPVWFAILIAVNLQTSFMTPPFGFSIFFLKGVTPPQIHTTDIYKGVLPFILLQILVLLTLAIFPGVFGLKAFLG, from the coding sequence ATGATAGGCATAGTGATGTTTGCGGCAGCGCTTTTTATGCTTTTACTGGGTTTTCCCGTTGCGTTTACATTTGGTGCTGTAGCGGTTATTTTTGGCTTTATCTACGGACTTAGTGAGGCGTGGGATTACGCGCAGGGCTTTGAAATTTTAACCGAAGCTTTCGAGGATATGAGTAGGCAGTTTTTTTCACTGATGCCTAATAGAATTTACTCGATTATGGAAAATCAGCTGCTAATTTCGGTGCCGCTTTTTATTTTGATGGGTATGATTTTGCAAAAGACTCGCCTTGCGGAGCGTTTATTAGAGTCAATGGCATTTTTATTCGGCGGCGTACGAGGCGGCGTGGCGATCAGCACCGTTTTGGTAGGTGCGTTACTTGCGGCTACGACGGGCATCGTGGGCGCGACTGTCATCGCTATGGGCGTTATCAGTTTGCCCGTGATGATGAAATACGGCTATGATAAGCCACTGGCTACTGGCACTATCGCTGCTGCGGGCACGCTTGGGCAGATTATCCCGCCCTCGATCGTGTTAATTATTTTAGGCGATATACTTTCGGTTTCGGTAGGTGATCTTTTCTCTGCAGCAGTTATTCCTGGGCTCGTGCTAGTGGGTTTTTACGTGATTTATATTGCGATTATTTCATATATTTGCAAAGATTATGCGCCGCCTGTTCCGCCGCTAGAGGGGCTTAGCAAATCAAAGCAAATTTTTATCGCGCTTAAAAACGTCGTGCCGGTGCTCGTGCTGATTTTGCTCGTCTTAGGATCTATTTTTGCGGGCATCGCTACGCCTACGGAGAGCTCGTCGGTAGGCTGCTTGGGTGCGATAGCGCTAGCTGTTTTATACCGCACGTTTTCGTTTAGGCTGATCTATGACGCGCTAAAAAATACCGCTAAAATTTCGGGCATGGTTTTTATGATTTTGATGGGCGCCACGGCATTTTCGATGATTTTTTCTTACACGGGCGGAGATGAGGTCGTAAAAAATTTTATGGAAAATCTGCCCGGTCAAGCATGGGGATTTATCGCGCTTACGATGGTAGTTATCATAGTGCTTGGATTTTTTCTCGATTATGTCGAAATTTCATATATCATTTTGCCGATACTTTTGCCGATAGTAGAGTCTTTGCATATCAATCCCGTGTGGTTTGCGATCTTAATCGCTGTAAATTTGCAAACGTCGTTTATGACACCGCCGTTTGGATTTTCGATATTTTTTTTAAAAGGCGTGACGCCGCCGCAAATCCATACCACGGACATTTATAAGGGCGTGCTACCTTTTATCTTATTGCAAATTCTAGTGCTATTAACACTCGCAATCTTTCCGGGGGTTTTTGGTTTAAAAGCTTTTTTAGGCTAG
- a CDS encoding type II secretion system protein, producing MKGFTMIELIFVIVILGVLAAIAIPKLAATRDDAEVVRAAQNVSTSLTDLMAYYTSQGEYDNSTTGFNNMTNVKNPITAKNKVCATYTVDSKNKVTLKKSTDGLCAHVWEMPGLKNINAVYSSDALLIIQ from the coding sequence ATGAAGGGCTTTACTATGATCGAATTAATTTTCGTGATCGTGATTTTAGGTGTTTTGGCGGCAATTGCCATCCCAAAACTAGCAGCTACGCGCGACGATGCAGAGGTCGTTAGAGCAGCACAGAATGTATCTACATCACTGACTGATCTAATGGCTTATTATACTTCGCAAGGCGAGTATGATAATAGCACGACAGGTTTTAACAACATGACAAATGTTAAAAATCCTATAACCGCAAAAAATAAGGTTTGTGCTACATACACTGTTGATAGCAAAAATAAGGTTACTCTTAAAAAGAGTACAGATGGTCTATGTGCTCACGTGTGGGAGATGCCGGGGTTAAAGAATATAAATGCTGTCTACTCATCCGACGCTTTATTGATTATTCAATAG
- a CDS encoding TonB-dependent receptor encodes MKFKMSFGAALALFSFACAEQNAAASSASGENLGDIEVVEWANNDDGYRAVRSEIGKTTKRILEIPQTVNVVTQQHLKDKKPETLAESLQNVSGISYANTTGNIFDAIIKRGFGEGRDGSIMRNGVPGAVMHNYNKTIQSVEVLKGPASMLYGAQQPGGVINMVTKKPQYEFINELWGGLGNRNYWDAGFDTTGPIADSGFAYRFIFDYYAKDYWRSFGGIKNTLFAPSLAYQGDDYSISLGYTHSRSTDPVDRGAFLVPSTGKIYGSGKVRFDEPVNKLQSKLDTVDFGFEKEFNEDWILKGAYAFSRSKHEYGYVRPNNPFTPQGLTGTTRSYNYYDNFIHRTHAASITLNGKFETGPLKHDVLFGTDYKNYYRYRPGALKGSAGRINMLTGQAASGAVLTNDREPKIQYQKLRTIGLYTQDNINLTDELILSLGVRREFYDQVAKQSWQGPNNTDQKKAATTYQGGLLYLLSPQWSVYTNYAQSFTPQMSIGEAIGGDLKPEEGKSVELGTKFQNDRVTAGAAVFNIDKRNILRTVNNISETIGKARSRGFELDINGRVTQGLSMSASYAYTKTRVREDDGAFAVLIGKPLEATPKHQASLFANYDFAHLGAKGLRLGGGARYFGSWYTYYMRTNLPSVPSGTAFKLPHAVVYDAFVSYDTKISGYDTNFSFNVKNLTDKKYYTSSSTGTTTSVIPIQMGYARQFMFNVSVKF; translated from the coding sequence ATGAAATTTAAGATGAGTTTTGGTGCGGCTTTGGCGCTTTTTTCCTTTGCTTGCGCCGAACAAAACGCCGCGGCAAGCTCCGCCTCGGGCGAAAACCTAGGTGATATCGAGGTCGTAGAATGGGCGAATAACGACGACGGCTACCGCGCCGTACGCAGCGAGATCGGCAAGACGACCAAGAGAATTTTAGAAATTCCGCAAACCGTAAATGTCGTAACGCAGCAGCATCTAAAGGACAAAAAGCCAGAGACCCTAGCCGAATCGCTGCAAAACGTAAGCGGCATAAGCTATGCAAATACGACGGGAAATATTTTTGATGCGATCATTAAGCGCGGCTTCGGCGAGGGTCGCGACGGCTCGATTATGCGCAACGGCGTGCCGGGCGCCGTGATGCACAACTACAATAAAACTATTCAATCCGTCGAGGTTCTAAAAGGACCCGCGAGCATGCTCTACGGCGCGCAGCAACCGGGCGGCGTCATAAACATGGTAACCAAAAAGCCGCAGTATGAGTTTATAAATGAGCTTTGGGGCGGGCTGGGCAATCGCAACTATTGGGACGCGGGATTTGATACTACAGGACCGATCGCAGATAGCGGCTTTGCGTATAGATTTATATTCGATTACTACGCGAAGGATTATTGGCGAAGCTTCGGCGGTATAAAAAACACGCTCTTTGCGCCGTCGCTTGCGTATCAAGGAGACGATTATTCGATAAGCTTAGGCTACACCCATAGCCGCTCTACCGATCCGGTGGATCGCGGCGCGTTTTTGGTGCCTAGTACGGGTAAAATTTACGGCAGCGGCAAAGTCCGCTTCGACGAGCCGGTAAATAAACTACAAAGCAAGCTCGATACGGTTGATTTCGGCTTTGAGAAGGAATTTAACGAGGATTGGATATTAAAAGGCGCCTACGCTTTCTCGCGCAGCAAGCACGAATACGGCTACGTCCGTCCGAACAATCCATTTACGCCCCAAGGCCTTACCGGCACGACGCGATCGTATAACTACTACGATAATTTCATACACCGCACGCACGCAGCAAGCATCACGCTAAACGGCAAATTTGAAACGGGTCCGCTTAAGCACGACGTCCTTTTCGGCACGGATTACAAAAACTACTACAGATACCGCCCGGGCGCGCTAAAAGGCTCCGCAGGACGCATCAATATGCTTACCGGACAGGCCGCTTCGGGCGCCGTCCTAACGAACGATAGAGAGCCAAAAATACAATATCAAAAGCTAAGAACGATCGGTCTTTACACGCAAGATAATATAAATTTAACCGACGAGCTGATACTTTCTTTGGGCGTGCGTAGGGAATTTTACGATCAAGTAGCCAAACAAAGCTGGCAAGGACCGAACAACACCGATCAGAAAAAGGCCGCTACGACCTATCAGGGCGGGCTTTTGTACCTGTTAAGCCCGCAGTGGTCGGTATATACTAACTACGCGCAAAGCTTCACGCCGCAGATGTCCATAGGCGAGGCGATAGGCGGCGATCTAAAGCCGGAGGAAGGCAAATCCGTGGAGCTCGGCACTAAATTTCAAAACGATCGCGTCACTGCGGGCGCGGCGGTGTTTAATATCGATAAAAGAAACATCCTACGAACGGTAAATAATATAAGCGAGACGATCGGCAAGGCTCGCTCGCGAGGATTTGAGCTCGATATAAACGGGCGCGTAACGCAGGGGCTTAGCATGTCGGCGAGCTACGCATACACCAAAACGAGGGTACGCGAGGACGACGGCGCTTTTGCGGTGCTAATCGGCAAACCGCTGGAAGCGACGCCGAAGCACCAAGCAAGCCTATTTGCCAACTACGATTTTGCGCATCTAGGCGCAAAGGGGCTTAGGCTTGGCGGCGGCGCGCGATACTTCGGCTCGTGGTACACCTACTATATGCGCACGAACCTACCGAGCGTGCCCTCAGGAACGGCATTTAAGCTGCCTCACGCCGTAGTTTATGACGCCTTCGTGAGTTACGATACTAAAATTTCGGGCTATGATACGAATTTTTCGTTCAACGTCAAAAATTTGACCGACAAAAAATACTATACCTCATCCTCAACCGGCACGACTACGAGCGTGATACCTATTCAGATGGGCTACGCGCGGCAGTTTATGTTTAACGTATCGGTAAAATTTTAG
- a CDS encoding TRAP transporter small permease subunit: MRNFLRKLERAFDAFANILGVLSIVFLALLVIVVFYNVVARYLFPAANSVAMQELTWWLYSAMFLFGVIYALKENAHVRVDIFYEKFSPTAKALINILGTIFFILPFVALVAFFSIDYVSEAYTSHEASANPGGMQHLWIIKSAITLSYAFLFIYAFGFLIKNINALLDVRENKGSEFLSGNSSGAQSV, translated from the coding sequence TTGAGGAATTTTTTACGCAAATTAGAAAGAGCTTTTGATGCGTTCGCAAATATCTTAGGCGTATTGAGTATCGTATTTTTGGCGCTTTTAGTTATAGTCGTTTTTTACAATGTTGTGGCGCGTTATCTTTTTCCAGCCGCAAATTCCGTCGCTATGCAAGAACTTACGTGGTGGCTATATTCGGCGATGTTTTTATTCGGTGTGATCTACGCGCTTAAAGAAAATGCCCACGTTCGCGTGGATATTTTTTACGAAAAATTTAGCCCCACTGCAAAAGCGCTCATAAATATCTTAGGTACGATATTCTTCATTTTGCCTTTCGTGGCGCTCGTGGCGTTTTTTTCGATCGATTATGTGAGCGAGGCTTATACGAGCCATGAGGCCAGTGCCAATCCCGGCGGTATGCAGCATCTTTGGATCATCAAGTCCGCAATCACGCTTAGCTACGCGTTTTTATTTATCTACGCATTTGGATTTTTGATTAAAAATATTAACGCCCTGCTTGATGTTAGGGAAAACAAGGGCTCGGAATTTCTTAGTGGGAATTCTTCGGGCGCACAAAGTGTGTGA
- a CDS encoding NifS family cysteine desulfurase, with translation MQRVYLDNNATTMVDPEVFEEMKPFFCDKYGNPNSLHSFGSETHPALRAAMDRLYAGLGAADADDIVITSCATESNNWVLKGIYYDKILTGEKDNIVISSVEHPAISATCAFLEKICGVKITRLGVDKNGQIDLDELAEKINDKTALVSVMWANNETGTIFPVKQIARIAHERGALYHADAVQAVGKIKVNVRDADVDFLSLSGHKFHAPKGVGALYIKDSKPLTSLLHGGEHMGGRRSGTLNVAGIVGLGKALELANKFMDFERTQVSRLRDKLEDALLQIPNVSVVGDRSIRVPNTILASIQGVEGEAMLWDLNKAGIAASTGSACASEALENNPIMEAIGADKELAHTALRLSLSRFTTEAEIDYAIEHIGKAIARLRGISSTFAYAPQGYEKNKG, from the coding sequence ATGCAGCGCGTTTATTTAGATAATAACGCCACTACGATGGTCGATCCCGAAGTTTTTGAGGAGATGAAGCCGTTTTTTTGTGATAAATACGGCAATCCAAATTCCCTTCACAGCTTCGGCAGCGAGACTCACCCCGCGCTAAGAGCCGCAATGGATAGGCTCTATGCGGGGCTTGGCGCTGCGGATGCGGACGACATCGTCATCACAAGCTGTGCGACCGAGAGCAATAACTGGGTTTTAAAAGGAATTTACTACGATAAAATTCTAACCGGCGAGAAGGACAATATCGTTATAAGCTCCGTCGAGCACCCCGCAATCAGCGCGACCTGTGCTTTTTTAGAAAAAATTTGCGGCGTAAAGATCACCCGCCTCGGCGTCGATAAAAACGGGCAGATCGATCTTGACGAGCTTGCCGAAAAAATTAACGACAAGACCGCGCTTGTTAGCGTGATGTGGGCAAATAACGAAACCGGCACGATCTTCCCCGTTAAACAGATCGCGCGTATCGCACACGAACGCGGTGCGCTATATCACGCCGACGCGGTGCAGGCCGTAGGCAAGATAAAGGTAAACGTGCGCGATGCCGACGTGGATTTTTTAAGCCTTTCCGGGCATAAATTTCACGCTCCAAAGGGCGTCGGCGCGCTTTATATCAAAGATAGCAAGCCGCTTACAAGCCTGCTTCACGGCGGCGAGCACATGGGCGGACGCCGCAGCGGCACGCTAAATGTCGCGGGAATAGTGGGGCTCGGCAAAGCTTTGGAGCTAGCGAATAAATTTATGGATTTTGAGCGCACTCAAGTAAGCAGGCTGCGCGATAAGCTGGAGGATGCGCTTTTGCAAATTCCAAACGTCAGCGTCGTGGGCGACCGTAGCATTCGCGTGCCAAACACCATCCTCGCCTCGATCCAAGGCGTCGAAGGAGAGGCGATGCTGTGGGATCTAAATAAAGCTGGTATCGCCGCTTCTACAGGCTCTGCGTGTGCGAGCGAGGCGCTCGAGAATAACCCGATAATGGAGGCGATCGGCGCGGATAAGGAGCTGGCGCATACGGCGTTAAGGCTTTCGCTGTCGCGCTTTACGACGGAGGCGGAGATCGATTATGCGATCGAACATATTGGTAAGGCTATCGCCCGTTTGCGCGGCATTTCAAGCACGTTTGCTTACGCGCCGCAAGGTTATGAGAAAAATAAAGGATAA
- a CDS encoding SapC family protein: MTPVVLDSVKHADLQYHADAFPTAPFVPVIAPEIPFCADNLVIVFTIEKEPKMVALLGRTKNVLIDKDYKGTVPSSVQNYPFFLAQIGEQTAICFDKDAQQIKGDGEALFKDGKPTPFLQNLKEVMKNYADLDMRTRVAAAEFQKAGILEAKELGINSSGKESSLLNGFSVVNREKLLKLSDKKLADFARRGYLELAYFHLKSLANFQRLGDKIMQLDPPSTPKEVKK, translated from the coding sequence ATGACCCCAGTCGTATTAGATAGCGTTAAACACGCGGATTTACAGTATCACGCGGATGCATTCCCTACCGCGCCTTTCGTGCCGGTGATCGCACCGGAGATCCCGTTTTGCGCGGACAACCTCGTTATCGTATTTACCATCGAAAAAGAGCCCAAAATGGTGGCGCTGCTAGGGCGCACCAAAAACGTTCTAATCGATAAGGATTATAAAGGAACGGTACCCTCCTCGGTGCAGAATTATCCGTTTTTCCTAGCCCAGATCGGCGAGCAGACCGCGATCTGCTTCGATAAGGACGCGCAGCAGATCAAAGGCGACGGCGAGGCACTTTTTAAAGACGGTAAGCCGACGCCGTTTTTACAAAATCTAAAAGAGGTGATGAAAAATTACGCCGATTTGGATATGCGCACGCGCGTTGCCGCGGCGGAATTTCAAAAGGCGGGGATTTTAGAAGCCAAGGAGCTCGGCATCAACTCTAGCGGCAAGGAATCGTCTCTGCTGAACGGCTTTTCGGTCGTAAATCGCGAGAAGCTTTTGAAGTTAAGCGATAAAAAGCTTGCGGATTTCGCGCGCCGCGGATATCTAGAGCTAGCGTATTTCCACCTAAAAAGCCTTGCAAATTTTCAGCGCCTAGGCGATAAGATCATGCAGCTCGACCCGCCGAGCACGCCGAAAGAAGTGAAAAAATAG
- a CDS encoding 3'(2'),5'-bisphosphate nucleotidase CysQ: MGLDELLALAEDAAKKANAAIMQNYDKFDIFVKADRSPLTNADLAANDVIMSTLEPSGIAICSEERVLDSKRRMSEERFWLIDPLDGTKEFIARNGEFCVCIALIEHGRPILAVIGVPVSGDIYSSNGGGVYKNGVLLARPTSAPRIFMQGHYSRSAKYVQFAQKFGMQLICKGSAIKFCILAEGGASAYARFSDCSLWDIAAGDFLLHQSGGAVVDLKTMKAPLYNGKSLINNHYLAVGASAVKLLPKMLEFAKNF; this comes from the coding sequence GTGGGTTTGGATGAGCTTTTGGCGCTTGCCGAGGATGCCGCAAAAAAGGCAAACGCCGCAATAATGCAAAACTACGATAAATTTGATATCTTTGTCAAAGCGGACAGATCACCGCTTACGAATGCGGATCTCGCGGCAAATGATGTAATAATGAGCACCCTGGAGCCTAGCGGCATCGCGATCTGCTCGGAAGAGCGCGTGCTGGATAGCAAGCGGCGCATGAGCGAGGAGAGATTTTGGCTCATAGATCCGCTGGACGGCACGAAGGAGTTTATCGCGCGCAACGGCGAGTTTTGCGTCTGCATCGCGCTGATCGAGCATGGGCGCCCGATTTTAGCGGTAATTGGCGTGCCCGTAAGCGGCGACATATATAGCTCAAACGGCGGCGGAGTTTATAAAAACGGCGTACTGCTCGCTCGCCCCACTAGTGCGCCGCGAATCTTCATGCAAGGGCACTATAGTAGATCCGCAAAATACGTGCAATTTGCGCAGAAATTTGGAATGCAACTAATATGCAAAGGCTCTGCGATAAAATTTTGCATCTTAGCCGAGGGGGGCGCGAGCGCGTATGCGAGATTTAGCGACTGCTCGCTTTGGGACATCGCCGCGGGAGATTTTTTGCTGCATCAAAGCGGCGGAGCGGTAGTGGATCTAAAGACGATGAAGGCGCCGCTTTATAACGGAAAAAGCCTGATAAATAACCACTATTTGGCGGTCGGCGCGAGTGCGGTAAAATTATTGCCTAAAATGTTGGAGTTTGCGAAGAATTTTTAA
- a CDS encoding iron-sulfur cluster assembly scaffold protein, whose amino-acid sequence MAKNSLINGSIWEQYSQKVQDRMNNPRYMGEITEEEAKARGGKLVVADFGAESCGDAVRLYWLIDPKTDRILDAKFKSFGCGTAIASSDTMAELCIGKTVDQAVKITNLDVEHAMRDNPDEPAVPPQKMHCSVMAYDVIKQAAANYKGVDPAHFEDEIIVCDCARVSLGTIKEVIRLNDLHTVEEITQYTKAGAFCKSCVRPGGHEEKDYYLVDILKQTREEMERERLQAQADASAANNVKAGAEMSFEQLNLIGKFKAVEGVLDEDIRPMLQMDGGNLDVIDIRPADDGKTDIYIRYLGACSGCASGASGTLYAIENVLQENLSPNIRVMPI is encoded by the coding sequence ATGGCAAAAAACAGTTTAATAAACGGCTCGATCTGGGAGCAATACTCGCAAAAAGTGCAAGACCGCATGAATAATCCTCGCTATATGGGCGAGATCACCGAGGAGGAAGCGAAGGCTAGAGGTGGTAAGCTAGTGGTCGCGGACTTCGGCGCCGAGAGTTGCGGCGATGCGGTGCGGCTGTATTGGTTGATCGATCCTAAAACCGATAGAATTTTAGACGCTAAATTTAAAAGCTTCGGCTGCGGCACGGCGATTGCGAGTTCGGATACGATGGCTGAGCTTTGTATCGGAAAGACCGTCGATCAAGCGGTGAAGATTACAAATTTAGACGTAGAGCACGCTATGCGCGACAATCCCGATGAGCCCGCCGTGCCACCGCAAAAGATGCACTGCTCGGTAATGGCATACGATGTCATCAAGCAGGCCGCTGCGAACTATAAGGGGGTCGATCCCGCGCATTTCGAGGATGAGATCATCGTGTGCGACTGCGCGCGCGTGAGCCTCGGCACGATCAAAGAGGTGATCCGCCTAAACGACCTTCACACGGTCGAGGAGATCACGCAATACACAAAAGCGGGCGCGTTTTGTAAATCCTGTGTGCGCCCGGGCGGACACGAGGAGAAGGACTACTATCTGGTCGATATTTTAAAGCAAACCAGAGAGGAGATGGAGCGAGAGAGGCTTCAAGCTCAAGCCGATGCGAGTGCCGCTAATAACGTGAAAGCGGGAGCGGAGATGAGCTTTGAGCAGTTAAATTTGATCGGTAAATTTAAAGCGGTCGAAGGAGTGCTTGACGAGGATATCCGCCCGATGCTTCAGATGGACGGCGGCAATCTCGATGTCATCGACATCAGGCCCGCAGACGACGGCAAAACCGATATCTACATCCGCTACTTAGGCGCTTGTAGCGGCTGCGCCAGCGGTGCGAGCGGTACGCTGTATGCGATAGAAAACGTCTTGCAAGAAAACCTTAGCCCAAACATCCGCGTAATGCCGATCTAA
- a CDS encoding transporter substrate-binding domain-containing protein produces the protein MKVFVLAALLLGFLSANSLDQIKKDRLVRIGVYNDQPPFSALVDGKYRGFEIALGEKLGKEIFGDNPGKVKFIPITASRRISALQRNEADMVIATFTPTPTRAKKVDFSEPYFKVQVGVLAKKDENITSFDQLRKKRIFVIKHSPIHNFLRKAGFRKNLNFCASSAKCYRAFKRAKNAVHVDDNLILHAYAIIDNKTQVALDGLGKQTYNAIAVQKGNNALLELINTSLAGLKKDGFLDKTFDDTLGIFYHGTIDKKEFLVE, from the coding sequence ATGAAAGTATTTGTTTTGGCAGCTCTGCTACTTGGTTTTCTATCTGCAAATTCTTTGGATCAGATCAAAAAAGATAGGCTCGTTCGCATAGGTGTATATAACGATCAGCCGCCGTTTAGTGCGCTCGTAGACGGCAAATACAGGGGATTTGAGATTGCTCTTGGCGAAAAGCTCGGTAAGGAGATTTTCGGCGATAATCCCGGCAAGGTAAAATTTATCCCGATCACGGCTTCAAGACGCATTAGCGCTTTACAGCGCAATGAAGCGGATATGGTGATTGCGACCTTTACTCCTACGCCCACGCGAGCGAAAAAAGTAGATTTTTCGGAGCCTTATTTTAAGGTGCAGGTAGGTGTGCTAGCCAAAAAAGACGAAAATATCACGAGCTTCGATCAACTCCGCAAAAAGAGGATTTTCGTCATCAAACACTCTCCTATTCACAATTTCTTACGAAAAGCAGGCTTCAGAAAGAATTTGAATTTCTGCGCCAGCTCGGCTAAATGCTACCGCGCTTTCAAAAGGGCGAAAAATGCCGTGCATGTCGATGATAACCTAATCCTGCACGCATACGCAATCATCGATAATAAAACGCAGGTTGCTTTGGATGGTCTAGGTAAGCAAACTTACAACGCAATCGCCGTGCAGAAGGGCAATAATGCGCTGCTAGAGCTAATCAATACATCTTTAGCAGGACTAAAAAAAGATGGATTTTTGGATAAGACCTTTGATGATACGCTCGGGATTTTTTATCATGGCACGATCGATAAGAAGGAATTCTTGGTTGAATAA